In the genome of Patescibacteria group bacterium, the window ACCTACGTTTCTCAAAAACACTAACCTCTCCCCTATAGTTTTTATGAACCAAATAAAGGGGTTGTAAACATATCCTGCTAACATAAAATAACCATCTTTTTTCAAAACTCTACGCACCTCATTTATAACTTGAGAGGGATTAAAAGAGTGATCTATAACATTTCTACAAATAATGAGATTTATAGAATCGCTTTCTATGAACCCCATATCTTCGCCCATACCCTGGAAAATCTTAACCTCTGGTACCTTATTATCCATATCAAAGTCATTTGCTAAGGGGTCTACACCAAGGTGCTTACCCAACTTTATAAGTCTGGAAACACATGTCGAGTTGCATCCTATGTCTAGAATTCTCCAGCTCTTAGTCACTTTTAGTTTTTTTTCTAGTTTTTCAAAATATTTGGAATACTTACGTACGTTCTCCTCCCATTCCTCTGTTTCAACATTAGAATGGGCATTCCACTCGCTTTTCTCATATTTTTGGGCAACTTCCCATCTTTGCTTTGATATTTTCATTTATTTTTCTTTTTTGCGAGAGCCATTACT includes:
- a CDS encoding class I SAM-dependent methyltransferase; this translates as MKISKQRWEVAQKYEKSEWNAHSNVETEEWEENVRKYSKYFEKLEKKLKVTKSWRILDIGCNSTCVSRLIKLGKHLGVDPLANDFDMDNKVPEVKIFQGMGEDMGFIESDSINLIICRNVIDHSFNPSQVINEVRRVLKKDGYFMLAGYVYNPFIWFIKTIGERLVFLRNVG